The genomic window GATGGTGCTACAACAGTTGCAACGACAATGATTTGCGCAGAGCTTGCAGGTATTGAATTATTCGTTACAGGCGGAATCGGCGGGGTTCACCGTGAAGCAGAAACTACAATGGATATTTCTGCTGACCTTCAAGAATTAGCACAAACAAACGTAGCTGTCGTATGTGCAGGTGCTAAATCGATTCTTGATATCGGCTTAACATTAGAATATTTAGAAACACATGGTGTTCCTGTTGTCGGATATGAAACAGATGTCCTTCCTGCATTCTATACACGTACAAGTCCTTTTGGCCTGCACCAACGTGTAGACACTCCTGAAGATGCAGCAGCTATTATCCGTACAAAATGGGAGCTTGGCCTTAACGGCGGTGTTGTCATTGCTAACCCAATCCCAGAAGCGGATGCAATGGAAGAAGCATTCATTACAAATGTCATTGAATCTGCATTAAAAGAAGCGAAGGAAAACAATATCGCTGGTAAAGAAGTAACGCCATTCCTTTTAGGAAAAGTAAAAGAACTTACAGAAGGTACAAGCTTAACAGCTAATATTGCACTTGTGAAGCATAATGCCGAAGTTGGTTCTAGAATTGCAGTTAGCTTACAAAAATAATAAGTTTTCATAATAAAATGGCCAACTCCTCCGGTTCTTAGCTAACCGTGCGGATTGGCCATTTTAATTTGTAACGGGTTTTTCTGTTCGATGTGCGGTTAACACATAGCGATAAGGGGCGTCACCAATATAGGAAAAGGGATAACAGGTGGAGACTGTTAGTGTTTCTGTAGGTGCGGTAGATTTGATAACAGTTGTATCATTTGCTTCGACAATTTGGGAGCCTGTAATTTCGTAGCTAAAGGAGCCATATGGCATGATGACGTGAAATACATCCCCATTTCTTAAATCTCCGAGTCGGCGAAAGACAGTTTCCCGGTGGCCGGAAAGCAGAATTTGATCAGGCTGTCCTGGCAGAGCCGTACTGGAGTAATGGCCAACTCCTTTTTCTAGTTCATATTCGCTCGTCCCTTCAACAATCGGAAGCTCAACTTGAAGTTTAGGGATTTCTAAAATTCCGATCACCTCTCCTTTTTTGAATGAGTTAATAATCTCCTTTTGTTCATTTTGAAGATCAAGATCATGTTCCTGTTCTTGAGACTTAATTTGGACTTTCTCTTTAGCTTCTATTAAAGAAGTTTTTTTGTTCTTCTCATGGATATAAATATCTTTTATTGAGAAAAGTACAAGTCCCATCCCCGTTAACATAATGATTGAAGCGGAAATAAGAACGAATTGTTTCTTGGCAAACACTTATTCATTGCCCCCGTTCATGTTCTTAAATTTAATAAAATCCAAATAATGAGCAAATTCCTCTTTCGTCACTCCATTATCAATCGCATCATGGACCAATTCAATCCATTCACGATCTACTTGAATCATCTCAGTTGGCTCTGCTTTTTTTCTCTGATCCAATAAATCCTCAACATCCGTATCAAGAGTTTTTGCTAGTCTTGATAACACTTGCAGAGATGGATTTTGTTGAATGCCTCTTTCTATGTAACTTAAATAGGATTTAGATACACCCGCTTTTTCGGACAGCTCATTGATGGATAACCCCTTTTCTATTCTTAACCTCTTTATACGGATTCCAACCATATATTTAATCCCCTTTTATTTATTAAACTGCATTTTCATTATAACGAACAAAGTGTTCAATAAAAAATACGGAATATTGAGAAAACTAAAGAATAACATAGTAAACAAAAGAAAAATGTTCTTTAAAACGAAAAAACGGGGGAATTTGATTTTTTATAAAATAGGAATATTAGACTATACTCTATGAGAAGGTTCTGTAAAAAGAACAAAAATTCCATTGTAGGTGGTGTCATGTATGTATCAAAAAAACTGTGATCAATGCCATCGACCATCTTATAGCAGCAGCGAAATAGGAAGTTGGCTGTGCCCTGTTTGCGGAAAAGATTTAACAGCGTACCCATTTTTTGATGCTTTGACCATGGAAAGAATTCATATAAA from Bacillus sp. DTU_2020_1000418_1_SI_GHA_SEK_038 includes these protein-coding regions:
- a CDS encoding pseudouridine-5'-phosphate glycosidase; amino-acid sequence: MLENWIEYSEEVQEAKKANKPIVALESTIISHGMPYPQNVQTAREVEEIVRKNGAVPATIAILGGKIKIGLSDEELEYLGQAKDVAKASRRDLAYLVAQKKDGATTVATTMICAELAGIELFVTGGIGGVHREAETTMDISADLQELAQTNVAVVCAGAKSILDIGLTLEYLETHGVPVVGYETDVLPAFYTRTSPFGLHQRVDTPEDAAAIIRTKWELGLNGGVVIANPIPEADAMEEAFITNVIESALKEAKENNIAGKEVTPFLLGKVKELTEGTSLTANIALVKHNAEVGSRIAVSLQK
- a CDS encoding class D sortase; this translates as MFAKKQFVLISASIIMLTGMGLVLFSIKDIYIHEKNKKTSLIEAKEKVQIKSQEQEHDLDLQNEQKEIINSFKKGEVIGILEIPKLQVELPIVEGTSEYELEKGVGHYSSTALPGQPDQILLSGHRETVFRRLGDLRNGDVFHVIMPYGSFSYEITGSQIVEANDTTVIKSTAPTETLTVSTCYPFSYIGDAPYRYVLTAHRTEKPVTN
- a CDS encoding helix-turn-helix domain-containing protein — translated: MVGIRIKRLRIEKGLSINELSEKAGVSKSYLSYIERGIQQNPSLQVLSRLAKTLDTDVEDLLDQRKKAEPTEMIQVDREWIELVHDAIDNGVTKEEFAHYLDFIKFKNMNGGNE